The proteins below come from a single Zea mays cultivar B73 chromosome 8, Zm-B73-REFERENCE-NAM-5.0, whole genome shotgun sequence genomic window:
- the LOC100192667 gene encoding Vacuolar-processing enzyme-like precursor, with protein sequence MASRRLLFAVQLLVLIAAVAGTRWQDFLRLPSESESVGTRWAVLIAGSNGYYNYRHQADVCHAYQVLKKGGLKDENIVVFMYDDIADSPDNPRPGVIINHPSGGDVYAGVPKDYTGKDVNANNFLAALLGNRSAVTGGGSGKVVASGPADHVFVYYSDHGGPGVLGMPSSDDYLYAKDLVDALRKKHAAGGYRSLVFYLEACESGSIFEGLLPPDIAVYATTAANAEESSWGTYCPGDDPGPPPEFDTCLGDLYSVAWMEDSDARRDRRAETLRQQYLAVKDRTSAHGTYSLGSHAMEYGDVQGLGAQSLYTFMGSDDATAASLSGRGRGQPAVSQRDADLVYFWRRYRRAAERTPEKAEARTRLLRAVSRRSRVDSIMELIGGLLFGSEGGPRVLGAVRPAGQPLADDWDCLKSLVRAYERSCGPLGQYGMKHMRGFANICNAGVGEDGMAKVASEACAAVARSDD encoded by the exons ATGGCGAGTCGTCGCCTCCTCTTTGCCGTGCAGCTCCTCGTACTGATCGCCGCAGTGGCCGGCACACGGTGGCAGGACTTCCTCCGCCTGCCGTCGGAGTCGGAGTCGGTGGGGACCAGGTGGGCCGTCCTCATCGCCGGCTCCAATGGCTACTACAACTACCGTCATCAG GCGGACGTGTGCCACGCGTACCAGGTCTTGAAGAAGGGCGGGCTCAAGGACGAGAACATCGTCGTCTTCATGTACGACGACATcgccgacagccccgacaacccCAGGCCGGGCGTCATCATCAACCACCCATCCGGCGGAGACGTGTACGCGGGGGTCCCCAAGGACTACACGGGCAAGGACGTGAACGCCAACAACTTCCTCGCCGCCTTGCTGGGCAACAGGTCCGCCGTcaccggcggcggcagcggcaaggTGGTCGCCAGCGGGCCGGCCGACCACGTCTTCGTCTACTACAGCGACCACGGCGGGCCTGGGGTGCTCGGGATGCCGTCGTCGGACGACTACCTGTACGCCAAGGACCTGGTGGACGCTCTCAGGAAGAAGCACGCCGCGGGGGGCTACCGGAGCCTGGTGTTCTACCTGGAGGCGTGCGAGTCCGGGAGCATCTTCGAGGGGCTCCTGCCGCCCGACATCGCCGTGTACGCCACCACGGCGGCGAACGCGGAGGAGAGCAGCTGGGGCACCTACTGCCCCGGCGACGACCCGGGCCCGCCGCCCGAGTTCGACACCTGCCTCGGGGACCTCTACAGCGTCGCGTGGATGGAGGACAGCGACGCGCGCCGCGACCGCCGCGCCGAGACGCTGAGGCAGCAGTACCTGGCGGTGAAGGACCGGACGTCGGCGCACGGCACCTACAGCCTCGGCTCCCACGCCATGGAGTACGGCGACGTGCAGGGCCTCGGCGCGCAGAGCCTGTACACGTTCATGGGCAGCGACGACGCCACCGCCGCGAGCTTATCCGGCCGTGGCCGTGGGCAGCCAGCCGTGAGCCAGCGCGACGCTGACCTCGTCTACTTCTGGCGGAGGTACCGCAGGGCGGCGGAGAGGACGCCCGAGAAGGCCGAGGCCCGGACGCGGCTGCTGCGGGCGGTGTCCCGCCGGTCCCGCGTCGACAGCATCATGGAGCTCATCGGAGGCCTCCTGTTCGGCTCGGAGGGAGGTCCCAGGGTGCTCGGTGCCGTGCGGCCGGCGGGACAGCCCCTGGCCGACGACTGGGACTGCCTCAAGTCCTTGGTGCGTGCGTACGAGCGCAGCTGCGGGCCGCTCGGGCAGTACGGGATGAAGCACATGCGTGGCTTCGCCAACATCTGCAATGCCGGCGTCGGGGAGGACGGCATGGCCAAGGTGGCGTCCGAGGCCTGCGCCGCCGTCGCCCGTTCTGACGACTGA